In bacterium, a genomic segment contains:
- a CDS encoding Ig-like domain-containing protein, which yields MKTKLFKIVFFLIIINTLFVSSAFALWVEPSSLNFGTYETSLTVTLTSTFGIGYQIPYGVESKPGWVICGGGTFPDPGNVGAPQPAQVQVSVNRTGLTPGQTYSGTVKFYDRLFSTSYAYLSVSMRVPLPAQLSVSPGSYNFGEGGTTCQFAVQNTGESTLNWSVSEGLSWLSLSSSGGSVAPGGLQYVSAMVNRGTLTPETYTGTISFTSSKGGSQSVSVSMTVPDTIPPTGTISINSGDIYANSTSVTLTLSASDSGGVNKMQFSNDGVSFSSEEDYATSKSWTLTAGDGLKTVYVQYKDNAGNWGGLISDTIILDNTLPSGTILIDDGAESTDSTSVTLTLWASDSGSGVSKMQFSNDGVVFSSEEDYATSKSWTLTTGDGTKTVYVRHKDNAGNWS from the coding sequence ATGAAAACAAAATTATTTAAAATTGTATTTTTCTTAATTATAATAAACACACTTTTTGTATCAAGTGCATTTGCTTTATGGGTAGAACCTTCATCGCTTAATTTTGGAACGTATGAAACTAGTCTTACAGTTACACTGACAAGCACTTTTGGTATTGGATACCAGATACCGTACGGGGTAGAGAGTAAGCCAGGCTGGGTTATATGTGGCGGGGGGACATTCCCTGACCCTGGAAATGTAGGAGCCCCACAACCTGCACAGGTACAAGTGAGTGTTAACAGAACAGGACTAACCCCAGGGCAGACTTATAGCGGTACAGTAAAATTCTATGATCGTCTGTTTAGTACGAGTTATGCATATCTTTCTGTAAGCATGAGGGTACCATTGCCAGCGCAGTTATCAGTAAGTCCTGGCTCGTATAATTTTGGAGAAGGTGGCACAACTTGCCAGTTTGCAGTACAAAATACAGGAGAGAGTACGCTCAATTGGAGTGTAAGTGAAGGGTTATCATGGTTAAGTTTATCCTCATCCGGAGGTAGTGTAGCACCTGGGGGATTACAGTATGTGTCGGCAATGGTGAATAGAGGAACACTAACTCCTGAGACCTATACGGGTACAATAAGTTTTACCAGTAGTAAGGGTGGTAGTCAGAGTGTTTCAGTATCTATGACTGTGCCGGATACTATACCACCAACAGGGACAATATCAATAAATAGTGGAGATATATATGCAAACTCTACCTCAGTTACATTGACTCTTTCGGCAAGCGATAGTGGTGGAGTAAACAAGATGCAGTTCAGTAATGATGGAGTGAGCTTTAGTAGTGAGGAGGATTATGCCACAAGTAAGTCCTGGACGTTAACAGCTGGTGATGGACTAAAGACAGTATATGTGCAGTATAAAGATAATGCTGGTAACTGGGGTGGTCTTATAAGTGATACCATAATTCTGGACAATACACTGCCAAGCGGGACAATATTAATAGATGATGGAGCTGAATCTACGGACTCCACCTCAGTTACATTGACTCTTTGGGCAAGCGATAGTGGTAGTGGAGTAAGCAAGATGCAGTTCAGTAATGATGGAGTGGTCTTTAGTAGTGAAGAGGATTATGCTACGAGTAAGTCCTGGACGCTAACAACTGGTGATGGGACAAAAACAGTATATGTGCGGCATAAGGATAATGCTGGTAACTGGAGTG
- a CDS encoding PorV/PorQ family protein: MNRLKVPKTILITFIFLLASQFINLTYASDPGTTGANFLKIGVGPRAVGMGEAQVAICNDITSVFWNPAGLVRIDSQEASFMYNLWFESISSQYFGYTYPHPTLGTFAGSINYLSMDKIQGYTASDVKTEKVGASDFLGVLSYARKLPYYGIYGGINLKFIQQKLEKESSSAFGIDIGVIGGLGRWLKVKGLEELVIGVNLQNLGSKVKFQKEEGSLPLNFKFGVGIRKEVFGDPLTIAIDGNLPNDNDFYGSLGIEYWVRDLIALRVGYKSGQDLGNGISFGGGIKVNVFQIDYALVHFGELGYTHRIGIVTRFGKEAKAVMIKRAFKRGMEYYNEGKYPEAILEFNKILGLDPENERALEMMKRANEKLRP, encoded by the coding sequence ATGAACAGATTAAAGGTTCCAAAGACCATTTTAATTACATTTATTTTCCTGTTAGCCTCTCAATTTATCAATCTCACATACGCCTCAGACCCGGGAACAACAGGAGCAAACTTCCTGAAGATAGGAGTTGGACCCCGGGCAGTGGGAATGGGAGAGGCACAGGTAGCAATCTGCAATGATATAACCAGTGTGTTCTGGAATCCGGCAGGTTTAGTAAGGATAGACAGCCAGGAAGCCTCCTTTATGTACAATCTATGGTTTGAAAGTATAAGCTCGCAATATTTCGGCTATACCTACCCCCATCCCACCCTGGGCACATTTGCCGGAAGCATCAACTATCTATCTATGGATAAGATTCAGGGATATACAGCTAGCGATGTAAAGACAGAAAAGGTTGGAGCCTCTGACTTTTTAGGAGTTCTATCCTATGCCAGGAAACTACCTTATTATGGGATATATGGAGGGATAAACCTGAAGTTCATTCAACAGAAGTTAGAGAAAGAATCCTCGTCTGCATTTGGTATTGATATAGGTGTTATTGGTGGTTTGGGTAGATGGCTTAAGGTAAAGGGACTGGAGGAGCTTGTCATTGGTGTAAATTTGCAGAATCTGGGAAGCAAAGTGAAGTTTCAAAAAGAGGAAGGAAGTCTTCCGTTAAACTTCAAGTTTGGAGTGGGCATAAGGAAGGAAGTATTTGGAGACCCACTGACCATAGCGATAGATGGTAATCTTCCCAATGATAACGATTTCTATGGAAGTTTGGGGATAGAGTACTGGGTGAGGGATTTAATTGCACTGAGGGTGGGATACAAGAGTGGTCAGGACTTAGGGAATGGGATAAGTTTTGGAGGAGGGATAAAGGTTAACGTATTCCAGATAGACTATGCGCTTGTCCATTTTGGAGAATTAGGATATACGCACAGGATAGGGATAGTGACCAGGTTTGGCAAAGAGGCAAAGGCAGTGATGATAAAGAGGGCATTTAAGAGAGGGATGGAATACTATAATGAGGGCAAGTATCCTGAGGCAATACTTGAGTTCAACAAGATTCTGGGGTTGGATCCTGAGAACGAGAGGGCTCTGGAGATGATGAAAAGAGCAAATGAAAAGTTGAGGCCCTAA
- a CDS encoding M23 family metallopeptidase translates to MRRAYIFLAFFLLIGSLILISLFQNRDVADLSPPDVVVSTGTFARGDSLYSCLSGQGISPKEILVLQKVINPLFDTRKCYPGDSYEIIISTSGVLEGFNYYSGPLDIYGVKKSPSGELIAFHEKIPLEKRLLGLIGKIDSSLYESMVQIGQSPELTMRFADIFAWQVDFLTEPRPGDTFKLVWERFYKNGEEFSDGTILAAQYLGKEGSHTAILFEDPEGLKDYYTIEGESLRKKFLRSPLNYRRISSYFSYKRFHPILKYYRPHLGIDYAAPLGTPVVSIGDGAVTYVGWKNDYGRFVKVRHQNGYYSTYGHLSRYGKGIKRRVKVKQGQVVGYVGASGLSTGPHLDFRVVRNGKFVNFLKIKIPAAESVKDKYRKEFEITKRKHLSHVGMLSSYRSFPHQIVAAER, encoded by the coding sequence ATGAGAAGGGCTTATATTTTCTTGGCTTTTTTCTTGCTGATAGGTTCGCTTATCCTTATCTCTCTTTTTCAGAATAGGGATGTGGCCGATTTATCTCCCCCGGATGTTGTTGTCTCAACAGGAACATTTGCCCGGGGTGATTCCCTTTACAGTTGTCTGAGTGGCCAGGGAATTTCTCCTAAGGAGATTCTCGTTTTACAGAAAGTGATAAATCCGCTTTTCGATACCAGAAAGTGCTACCCGGGTGACAGTTATGAAATAATCATTTCTACAAGCGGGGTTCTGGAAGGATTCAATTACTATTCAGGACCTCTCGATATATATGGGGTCAAGAAATCTCCTTCTGGAGAGCTAATCGCCTTCCACGAGAAAATACCTTTGGAGAAACGTCTTCTTGGACTAATAGGAAAAATAGATAGTTCTCTTTATGAGTCTATGGTTCAGATTGGACAATCTCCGGAACTTACTATGAGGTTTGCCGATATATTCGCCTGGCAGGTCGATTTCCTGACCGAACCCCGTCCCGGAGATACGTTCAAGTTAGTTTGGGAAAGATTTTATAAGAACGGAGAAGAATTTTCCGATGGAACGATACTGGCTGCCCAGTATTTGGGTAAAGAGGGAAGTCATACAGCAATACTTTTTGAAGACCCGGAAGGTCTTAAAGATTATTATACTATAGAAGGTGAATCATTAAGGAAAAAATTCTTACGCTCTCCCCTGAACTATCGTAGAATTAGTTCTTATTTCTCCTACAAGAGATTCCATCCGATTCTGAAGTACTATCGTCCACACCTGGGTATCGACTACGCCGCTCCTTTAGGTACTCCCGTGGTAAGTATTGGAGATGGAGCGGTAACTTACGTGGGATGGAAAAACGACTATGGAAGGTTTGTTAAGGTCAGACATCAAAATGGTTACTACTCCACTTATGGTCACCTCTCTCGATATGGAAAAGGAATAAAGAGAAGGGTTAAGGTAAAGCAGGGTCAGGTGGTTGGCTATGTGGGGGCGAGTGGATTATCTACAGGGCCACATTTAGACTTTAGGGTAGTTCGTAATGGAAAGTTCGTCAATTTTTTGAAAATTAAAATTCCTGCTGCCGAATCTGTAAAAGATAAATACAGAAAAGAATTTGAGATAACAAAGAGGAAACACCTGTCCCATGTGGGAATGCTCTCCTCCTACCGTTCATTCCCCCACCAAATTGTAGCCGCAGAGCGATAG
- the rsmA gene encoding 16S rRNA (adenine(1518)-N(6)/adenine(1519)-N(6))-dimethyltransferase RsmA, protein MERFRPRKRWGQNFLVDHNIARKIVSSAELSPKDIVLEIGAGKGILTGKIASQAKKVIAIEIDKKLCSFLREELKNYKNVEIIEGDFLKLDISQFLGSGSRSSVKVIANLPYYITSPIIAKLLNMKGWSESTFMLQREVGERITASPGGKDYGSLSILVQYHCYVEKRFNVSRNVFRPKPDVDSIVIKLKLLERPRIKVKDEKLFFEIVHGAFSQRRKKLSNSISNVLKIDKPLLEELLERLNISPARRAETLSIEEFATISNSLGSG, encoded by the coding sequence ATGGAAAGATTTAGACCGCGCAAGCGGTGGGGACAGAATTTTTTGGTTGACCATAATATTGCCAGGAAGATAGTCTCTTCTGCCGAACTGAGTCCCAAAGATATAGTGTTGGAAATCGGTGCAGGGAAAGGAATTCTGACTGGCAAGATTGCTTCCCAGGCAAAGAAAGTTATTGCTATAGAGATTGATAAAAAACTATGTAGTTTTCTTCGGGAAGAACTGAAAAATTACAAAAACGTGGAAATTATAGAAGGAGATTTTTTAAAATTGGATATTTCCCAGTTTTTAGGCTCAGGCTCCAGGTCGTCCGTAAAGGTTATTGCAAATTTACCCTATTATATAACTTCACCGATCATTGCAAAATTACTAAATATGAAAGGGTGGTCGGAATCTACCTTTATGCTCCAGAGAGAGGTGGGAGAGAGAATTACAGCTAGCCCCGGGGGCAAAGATTATGGTTCATTATCCATTCTGGTACAGTATCATTGCTATGTGGAAAAGCGATTCAATGTATCCAGAAATGTATTTCGTCCCAAGCCAGATGTCGATTCGATTGTTATTAAGTTGAAACTATTGGAGCGTCCCAGAATAAAAGTAAAAGATGAAAAGCTATTCTTTGAAATTGTTCACGGAGCCTTTTCCCAGAGAAGGAAGAAATTGAGTAATTCCATTAGCAATGTTCTAAAAATAGATAAACCTCTCTTAGAGGAACTCTTGGAAAGATTGAATATCTCACCCGCTCGCAGGGCAGAAACCCTAAGCATAGAAGAGTTTGCTACAATTTCCAACTCCTTGGGGAGCGGGTAA
- the pdxA gene encoding 4-hydroxythreonine-4-phosphate dehydrogenase PdxA encodes MMPPKIVITMGDSAGVGPEVIVKVLSLPDTYNICQPIVVGDARVLASVLQFSKGVCPKGELRLNPIKDIRKARFNYGVIDLFDLGNIDINKLKPGRVDPMCGKATFEYIKKGVEIVQSGKAKGMVTAPLCKKSMEDAGFSYPGHTELLAELTGTKDFAMMLVGGNLRVVLVTRHLPLKEVASSLSKEKILLAIRLGVEAMKALGIDSPRVGVCALNPHAGEWGVLGKEEIETIIPAIEEARKEGIAINGPLPSDKGFYDTAGGRYDLAIAMYHDQGQVPVKLLSYTKSVNVTLGLPFVRTSPCHGTGFDIAGQNKANPQSFIEAIKLATKLMEKKR; translated from the coding sequence ATGATGCCACCTAAGATTGTCATAACTATGGGTGATTCTGCAGGAGTAGGGCCTGAGGTTATTGTCAAGGTTTTGAGTCTACCCGATACATATAATATTTGTCAACCGATAGTAGTTGGTGATGCCAGAGTTTTAGCGTCGGTTTTACAGTTTTCGAAAGGTGTGTGCCCGAAAGGAGAGCTGAGGCTTAATCCCATCAAAGATATTAGAAAGGCAAGATTCAATTATGGTGTTATCGACCTCTTTGATTTAGGCAATATAGACATCAATAAACTGAAACCAGGGAGAGTCGATCCTATGTGTGGTAAGGCAACATTCGAATATATAAAGAAGGGAGTTGAAATAGTCCAGAGTGGTAAAGCTAAAGGTATGGTTACTGCTCCCCTCTGTAAGAAATCGATGGAAGATGCAGGATTTTCTTATCCCGGGCATACAGAGCTCTTAGCCGAACTTACCGGAACGAAAGATTTCGCTATGATGCTGGTGGGAGGGAATTTAAGGGTAGTCTTAGTGACCCGACATCTCCCTTTAAAAGAGGTAGCCTCTTCGCTTAGTAAAGAAAAGATTCTTCTGGCCATAAGATTGGGAGTGGAGGCGATGAAGGCTTTGGGAATAGATTCACCCAGAGTAGGAGTCTGTGCCTTAAACCCCCATGCCGGTGAATGGGGAGTTCTGGGTAAGGAAGAAATTGAGACGATTATTCCGGCTATAGAAGAGGCGAGAAAAGAAGGGATAGCCATTAATGGGCCTCTTCCCAGCGATAAAGGATTTTATGATACTGCTGGAGGCAGATACGACTTAGCTATAGCAATGTATCACGACCAGGGGCAGGTTCCCGTAAAGCTTTTATCTTACACCAAAAGTGTTAACGTTACCTTGGGTTTGCCCTTTGTCCGCACTTCACCATGCCACGGAACAGGTTTCGATATTGCCGGGCAGAATAAAGCAAATCCCCAGAGTTTTATCGAGGCAATAAAACTAGCAACAAAGTTAATGGAAAAAAAACGGTAG
- a CDS encoding aldolase/citrate lyase family protein has product MKKNRVKEIIKKGKVALGPFMKFTDPASVEIAGKAGFDFVIIDMEHGPVSVETGQNLIRAAELVDITPIIRVTENEPGLILRALDIGAGGVEVPQIGNKEDALRLVQSAKFAPRGSRGVCRFVRAADYSASDRYKYFEDANRETITIPHIEGTKGISNLKEILSVEGLDIIFVGPYDLSQSLNIPGQVNDPKVVEKMKEVVSISKKAGLAVGTFVDDVKAAKKWIAQGVQYISFSVDVGIFYEACKSVVKELKGM; this is encoded by the coding sequence ATGAAGAAAAATAGAGTAAAGGAGATTATAAAGAAAGGCAAAGTTGCGCTGGGCCCATTTATGAAGTTTACTGATCCAGCTTCAGTGGAGATTGCTGGAAAGGCAGGGTTCGATTTCGTTATAATTGATATGGAACATGGACCTGTGTCGGTGGAGACTGGACAGAATTTGATAAGGGCAGCAGAGTTAGTAGATATCACGCCGATCATAAGGGTGACTGAAAATGAGCCTGGATTGATACTGAGAGCTTTAGATATCGGTGCAGGTGGTGTGGAGGTTCCGCAAATTGGGAATAAAGAAGATGCCTTAAGGTTGGTTCAATCGGCCAAGTTTGCTCCCCGGGGAAGCCGCGGGGTGTGTCGCTTTGTGAGAGCTGCTGACTATTCTGCTTCGGACCGCTACAAATATTTTGAAGATGCTAATAGAGAGACTATAACCATACCCCATATTGAAGGGACAAAGGGAATAAGTAACCTGAAAGAGATTTTGTCGGTTGAGGGCCTGGACATTATATTCGTTGGACCTTACGACCTTTCTCAATCACTCAATATACCCGGCCAGGTGAACGATCCTAAAGTCGTAGAGAAAATGAAAGAAGTAGTCAGTATCTCCAAAAAAGCTGGACTCGCCGTGGGCACATTTGTTGATGATGTTAAAGCTGCAAAGAAATGGATTGCTCAGGGAGTTCAGTATATCTCTTTTTCTGTAGATGTGGGAATTTTCTATGAAGCCTGCAAGAGTGTAGTGAAAGAACTTAAGGGAATGTAG
- the alr gene encoding alanine racemase — MPKYHYPSNYVLPFLRPTWAEIDLGAFRHNFREIKRKLRKSVSLLPVVKADGYGHGMEEIARASLSCGAKLLGVANIEEGIFLRKRRITAPILILGSVYPLSNFTYILRYNLSPTICSLQASQELSKIAKRRKKKVKVHIKVDTGMGRIGISAENAASLVKKVIQLPGIIVEGIFTHLAAADSDYQFTMEQIGKFQSVINELKRDNINIKYRHAANSTAILRYSDAHFNLARPGISLYGLIPFEGAEREIDLKPVMQLKTKIVFIKRVKKGTSISYGRTWKANRDSIIGTLPIGYADGYNRLLSNRAEVLICGKRVPLVGRVCMDMCMVDVTSLPNVKVGEEVVLIGSQGKEKITADEIAKLTGTITYEVVCGISKRVPRIYKKEFRGHNT, encoded by the coding sequence ATGCCAAAATATCATTATCCTTCCAATTATGTTCTTCCTTTTCTCCGGCCAACCTGGGCTGAAATTGATTTAGGTGCCTTCAGACATAATTTCCGAGAGATAAAAAGAAAACTCAGGAAAAGTGTATCCTTACTTCCGGTAGTTAAGGCTGATGGTTATGGTCATGGTATGGAAGAAATTGCTCGCGCCAGTCTGTCTTGTGGAGCGAAGCTTTTAGGAGTAGCCAATATTGAAGAAGGAATATTCTTGAGAAAGAGAAGGATTACAGCACCCATCCTTATTCTGGGAAGTGTTTACCCCTTGTCCAATTTTACTTATATTCTAAGATATAATCTTTCACCCACAATTTGTAGCCTTCAGGCTTCCCAAGAGCTTTCTAAAATTGCCAAGCGAAGAAAGAAGAAAGTAAAAGTTCATATAAAAGTAGATACGGGAATGGGACGCATCGGCATTTCAGCGGAAAATGCTGCAAGTCTTGTCAAGAAAGTTATCCAGTTGCCAGGGATAATTGTTGAGGGAATCTTCACCCATCTTGCAGCAGCAGATAGCGATTACCAGTTCACTATGGAGCAGATTGGAAAGTTCCAATCAGTTATCAATGAGCTCAAGCGAGATAATATAAACATAAAATATAGACATGCGGCTAACTCTACAGCTATTCTCAGGTATTCAGATGCCCATTTCAACTTAGCCAGGCCCGGGATATCGCTTTACGGTCTTATTCCCTTTGAGGGAGCAGAAAGAGAGATAGACTTAAAACCGGTAATGCAACTCAAGACGAAAATTGTATTTATAAAGAGAGTGAAGAAAGGAACGAGCATAAGTTACGGCCGAACATGGAAAGCAAACAGGGACTCTATAATTGGAACACTTCCCATAGGCTACGCTGATGGATACAATCGTTTGCTGTCGAATCGGGCTGAGGTGTTGATTTGTGGAAAAAGAGTTCCCCTTGTGGGAAGGGTATGTATGGATATGTGTATGGTTGATGTTACTTCCTTGCCAAATGTTAAGGTCGGCGAGGAAGTAGTATTAATCGGTTCTCAAGGAAAAGAGAAGATAACTGCCGATGAGATTGCTAAACTGACCGGGACTATTACCTACGAGGTAGTCTGCGGGATTAGTAAGAGAGTTCCACGAATCTACAAAAAGGAATTCCGGGGACACAATACTTAA
- the dnaB gene encoding replicative DNA helicase, which produces MVDLIDKIPPQNLEAERSVLGAMLIEKEAIAKAIDFLREESFYSEVHQTIFRAIIDIYDKNKAVDFVTAAEELRKAKLLKEVGGATYLSNLIDSVATAANIEYYAKIVQEKAVLRNLIRVATQIVTDGYTDTKDVSEILDQAEQAIFGITQSKVQAGFIPVSEMVHGSIETIESLYKKKEKVPGVPSGFIDLDRKTGGFYASNLIVVAGRPSMGKTSFCLSVARNVGVNESLPVAIFSLEMSREELVLRLLCSMARVSVHKVRTGFIDKKDWTPLTNAASVLSNAPIFIDDSPAISVLEMKARTRRLQSERGLSLIIVDYLQLMPGRTGRSEYRQQDISEITRSLKSMAKELKVPVIAISQLSRETEKRTSKRPQLSDLRESGAIEQDADLVIFIYREDYYDAKNALPGVTEIIIGKQRNGPTGSVKLKFLNEYTSFENLTKQPE; this is translated from the coding sequence ATGGTCGATTTAATAGATAAAATTCCACCACAGAACTTGGAAGCTGAGCGCTCGGTATTGGGAGCGATGCTTATCGAAAAGGAAGCAATTGCTAAGGCTATAGATTTTTTGAGAGAGGAAAGTTTTTATAGTGAAGTACACCAGACGATTTTCCGGGCGATTATCGATATCTACGATAAGAATAAAGCAGTTGACTTCGTTACTGCTGCTGAAGAGTTAAGAAAGGCAAAGCTACTCAAAGAAGTGGGTGGTGCTACCTATCTGAGTAATCTGATAGATAGTGTTGCCACAGCAGCTAATATTGAGTACTATGCCAAGATTGTGCAGGAGAAAGCGGTCCTCAGAAATTTAATTAGAGTAGCTACGCAGATTGTAACCGATGGCTATACCGATACCAAGGACGTCAGTGAAATTCTGGACCAGGCAGAGCAGGCAATCTTCGGTATCACCCAGAGCAAAGTTCAAGCAGGATTTATCCCTGTTTCTGAAATGGTACATGGGAGTATTGAGACTATCGAAAGTTTATACAAGAAGAAAGAGAAGGTTCCTGGAGTGCCTTCAGGGTTTATAGATTTGGATAGGAAGACAGGAGGATTCTATGCCTCAAATCTAATAGTTGTTGCTGGACGTCCTTCCATGGGAAAGACCTCATTCTGTTTGAGTGTTGCTCGTAATGTAGGAGTTAACGAATCTCTTCCGGTAGCAATCTTCAGTTTGGAAATGTCCCGAGAAGAATTAGTTTTGCGCCTTCTATGTTCAATGGCTAGAGTGAGTGTACATAAAGTGCGAACAGGTTTCATAGATAAGAAGGACTGGACTCCTCTAACCAATGCCGCTTCCGTTCTTTCCAACGCTCCCATTTTCATCGACGATTCTCCTGCAATTTCGGTCTTAGAGATGAAAGCCAGAACCCGGCGATTACAATCTGAACGGGGACTATCTCTAATCATCGTCGATTACTTACAACTTATGCCTGGCCGCACGGGAAGGTCCGAATATCGACAGCAGGATATCTCGGAAATTACACGCTCTCTAAAAAGTATGGCTAAGGAATTAAAGGTTCCTGTTATAGCTATCTCCCAGTTGTCCAGGGAGACGGAAAAGAGAACATCGAAAAGGCCACAACTTTCCGATTTGAGGGAGTCCGGGGCAATAGAACAGGATGCCGACCTGGTTATCTTTATTTATCGAGAAGATTATTACGACGCCAAAAATGCTCTCCCGGGAGTTACAGAAATAATTATTGGAAAACAACGAAATGGTCCTACCGGTTCAGTGAAGCTGAAATTTTTGAATGAATATACTTCTTTTGAGAATTTAACAAAACAACCTGAATAA
- the rplI gene encoding 50S ribosomal protein L9 yields MKVILCQTVKSLGERGDVILVSAGYARNYLIPRRLAWEANEKNIRRLKEEKRKEGEKDEKILRSAVTFASKLDKISCTITVKTGESEKIFGAVTSSDIREALLSKGIDVDKKDILLDEPIKKLGIYTVEVRIHPKVTGRVKVWVVKE; encoded by the coding sequence ATGAAAGTCATACTGTGTCAGACAGTTAAAAGCCTTGGTGAGAGAGGAGATGTAATCTTGGTTAGCGCTGGTTATGCTCGGAACTATCTCATCCCTCGCCGCCTGGCCTGGGAGGCTAACGAGAAGAATATCCGCAGGTTGAAAGAGGAGAAGCGAAAAGAAGGAGAGAAAGATGAGAAGATTTTGAGATCAGCAGTCACATTTGCCAGCAAGTTAGATAAAATTTCTTGTACCATTACTGTAAAGACAGGAGAGAGTGAGAAAATTTTTGGGGCGGTTACTTCTTCCGATATTCGGGAAGCTCTACTTTCCAAAGGAATAGATGTGGATAAAAAAGATATACTTCTGGATGAGCCGATCAAGAAATTGGGAATCTATACAGTGGAAGTTAGAATTCATCCAAAAGTTACAGGGAGAGTAAAAGTCTGGGTAGTAAAAGAGTAG
- the rpsR gene encoding 30S ribosomal protein S18, whose translation MVANGEKKSRGRRGGFDPRRRRYRPFRKKVCRFCIKKIEYIDYKDIALLRSYITDRGKILSNKITGNCAKHQRSLSRAVKRARSISLLPFTTR comes from the coding sequence ATGGTTGCCAATGGAGAAAAGAAAAGTAGAGGAAGAAGAGGAGGCTTCGATCCCAGGAGGAGACGGTATCGGCCTTTTCGAAAGAAGGTATGCCGTTTCTGTATAAAGAAGATAGAGTATATCGATTATAAAGATATAGCTCTCCTCAGGAGTTACATTACAGATAGAGGCAAGATTCTATCCAATAAGATTACTGGAAACTGTGCTAAGCACCAGCGTAGCTTGAGTAGAGCCGTAAAGAGAGCAAGAAGTATCAGTTTATTACCATTCACCACGAGATAG
- a CDS encoding single-stranded DNA-binding protein: MARGTVNKVILIGRLGSDPELRYTPNGDAVANFRIATNRVWKDQKGNQQERTEWHRIVVWRKLAEICGEYLKKGSHVYIEGRLETRSWEDKSGNKRYVTEIITNQMQMLGAKGEVKATEQAPPPEGVLEEKELPKDEEIKGSESEDEIPF; encoded by the coding sequence GTGGCTAGAGGCACTGTCAATAAAGTTATTCTAATTGGTCGTTTGGGTAGTGATCCAGAACTTCGGTATACACCGAATGGTGATGCTGTAGCAAATTTTAGAATAGCAACGAACAGGGTTTGGAAAGACCAGAAAGGTAATCAACAGGAGAGGACGGAATGGCATAGGATAGTAGTCTGGAGAAAGTTGGCCGAGATTTGTGGCGAATATCTCAAGAAGGGAAGCCACGTGTATATTGAGGGGAGACTGGAAACGCGTAGCTGGGAAGACAAGAGTGGAAACAAAAGATATGTAACAGAAATTATAACTAATCAGATGCAGATGCTTGGGGCTAAAGGCGAAGTTAAGGCTACTGAGCAAGCTCCTCCACCAGAAGGGGTTTTGGAAGAGAAAGAACTTCCCAAAGACGAAGAAATAAAAGGGAGTGAATCGGAAGACGAAATTCCGTTTTGA
- the rpsF gene encoding 30S ribosomal protein S6, translated as MPTYESIFVCPPDLSTEELEELARKFEKIITQGQGEVISCNKLGRRKLGYEIKGYKEGFMYCLNFNSPPTLIAELEKNYRVTDKVIRHLIVKVDKKKLKEEKVTSEESKDEKGKESPTSDV; from the coding sequence ATGCCTACTTACGAAAGTATCTTTGTTTGTCCACCAGATTTATCAACCGAAGAACTGGAGGAACTTGCCAGAAAGTTTGAGAAAATCATAACTCAGGGGCAGGGCGAGGTAATTTCCTGTAATAAATTGGGACGCAGGAAGCTGGGGTATGAAATAAAAGGTTATAAAGAAGGTTTTATGTATTGCCTAAATTTTAATTCTCCGCCGACTCTGATTGCTGAATTGGAAAAGAATTATCGCGTTACTGATAAAGTAATCAGACACTTAATCGTGAAGGTAGACAAGAAAAAACTGAAAGAGGAAAAAGTAACCAGTGAGGAGTCAAAAGATGAGAAGGGAAAAGAAAGCCCAACCAGTGATGTCTAA